In Luteibacter mycovicinus, a genomic segment contains:
- a CDS encoding flavin monoamine oxidase family protein, which yields MNTTFDVAIVGAGAAGIAAAGRLAGSGLNTILLEASSRIGGRAWTVELDGMALDLGCGWLHSADRNPWTRIAEQTGFEIDRRNPPWGRSVPRPGFSIEEQAAAGEAYDRWHDRMLTMPLPSDVAADHLVPGDRWNPYLQALSGFINGAALEHLSIQDYANYEAVATEENWRPLRGYGTLIASHLPRETVCMLVTPLERLTLSARGGVTLATPRGELHATTVILTVSSNVLAGGTMRLPDELEPWREAAGRLPLGYDEKLFLRIVDEEAFPSELHAIGNPYDEATVAYHVRPLGRPMIECFLRGASARLLADGGPVAACEHVMKELVGLFGANARSGLRFLTTSQWRHDTRVSGAYSHALPGYSSARRTLAAPFENRIFFAGEATHESAFSTAHGAYASGIRAAEEAIAAMAVASR from the coding sequence TTGAATACAACGTTCGATGTCGCGATCGTCGGAGCCGGGGCTGCGGGTATCGCCGCCGCTGGCCGGCTCGCCGGGTCAGGCCTGAACACGATACTGCTGGAGGCATCGTCACGCATCGGCGGGCGGGCCTGGACCGTCGAACTCGACGGCATGGCCCTCGATCTGGGCTGCGGCTGGCTGCACTCGGCCGACCGCAACCCGTGGACGCGGATCGCCGAGCAAACCGGCTTTGAGATCGACCGGCGTAACCCGCCCTGGGGACGCTCCGTTCCGCGTCCTGGATTCTCAATCGAAGAGCAAGCGGCGGCGGGCGAGGCCTATGACCGCTGGCACGACCGGATGCTTACGATGCCTTTGCCGAGCGACGTCGCGGCGGACCATCTCGTACCGGGGGATCGATGGAACCCTTACCTTCAGGCATTGAGCGGGTTCATCAACGGGGCGGCGCTGGAGCACTTGTCGATCCAGGATTACGCCAACTACGAGGCAGTCGCCACAGAGGAGAACTGGCGGCCGTTGAGGGGCTATGGGACGCTGATCGCTTCCCACCTTCCCCGTGAAACCGTGTGCATGCTTGTTACGCCGCTCGAGCGACTGACCCTGTCGGCCAGGGGCGGCGTGACGCTGGCGACACCTCGCGGCGAATTGCATGCGACAACGGTGATCCTGACCGTATCGTCCAACGTGCTGGCTGGTGGCACGATGCGGCTTCCCGACGAACTCGAGCCGTGGCGCGAGGCGGCAGGTCGGCTTCCGCTGGGCTACGACGAGAAGCTCTTCCTGCGCATCGTGGATGAAGAGGCTTTCCCTTCCGAGCTTCACGCGATCGGGAATCCGTACGATGAGGCGACCGTGGCGTATCACGTCCGCCCCCTCGGGCGACCCATGATCGAATGTTTCCTCAGAGGTGCCAGCGCCAGACTGTTGGCGGATGGCGGACCTGTGGCGGCCTGCGAGCACGTGATGAAGGAACTTGTCGGCCTGTTCGGTGCGAACGCCCGGAGCGGCCTGCGCTTCCTGACGACATCGCAGTGGCGCCACGACACGCGCGTCAGCGGCGCTTATAGCCATGCCTTGCCGGGATACTCTTCCGCACGGCGCACGCTCGCGGCTCCCTTCGAGAACCGCATCTTCTTTGCGGGTGAGGCGACTCATGAGAGCGCGTTTTCCACCGCGCATGGTGCGTATGCGAGTGGCATCCGCGCGGCGGAGGAAGCGATCGCCGCGATGGCCGTTGCTAGCCGATGA
- a CDS encoding autotransporter-associated beta strand repeat-containing protein: MSKRHMGNIRRTSLSRGIYLTFASTLFGLVSQQAIADCAPIAPANGSTITCSGGTLVGNPFSTNANNLTVNVTSDGRIASAIGLGTAMTLSGNNVTLNNSGSIDPSLLGLLTLLSEGTVVGNANASNHVITNNAGASLYGTIGLASVTIGDLGGVALDIRNGAGGTTTLTNNGFIGGKPLVGVAVLAADAPAIVASGLGNTVMTNGATGTVQGRISLHGTSNSLTNNGTITGSVYMGQGNDTFVADTGSVVSSTGTGVAASIGDLLGVGVLNFAAAGIVDGGTGTDTLTLKSTTDNGISSASAAQYINFENLAISGGIWGLSGRLANATTMTGGTAILADPANLGDSANVSGGTIQAATNGLGVTTAFNIQAGAGLTVAGTNNLGLSGAVSGSGPLTKTGTGALTLAAGNTWTGGTTLAAGSLLLSGNGALGTGAVNVTGAATTITALNATTLSSGNAIAVGAGNTLTINGTQNLTLNGALSGAGNVTKAGTGVLTLGAVNTLSGTFSITGGSLAVGAGGMLMPTQVITLSPGGTLDLSAGASQTIGSLAGLGGTVNLGATTLTTGGLNTSTSYAGLIAGTGGIVKVGTGVQTLSGANTFSGGVALNGGGLLLGNNGALGTGALSVGANVTLDGTAPLALANNVNLGTGGTLNLLGGQPLAFGGVIAGTGNVVKTGASSLTLTGANTFSGGLTVNGGALLLGNDSALGTGALNVAASTTIDANNVALTLANAVNLASGAALNVLGGQPLTFNGPITGAGSLIKSGASTTLTLGGANTFTGGLNIGAGTVALGTGASLAATGAVNLSGTGASFDISAAGNQTIGALSGVPGTTISLGGNALTFGDATNQTYAGVIGGTGSLVKAGAGIQTLSGANTFTGGVSLNAGGLLLGNNGALGTGDLTVNGASTLDGTAALNLANNVNLAGGSLVLPGAQNLVLGGVVTGAGGLIKNGGSQLTLNGANTFTGGVNLNAGSLLLGNAGALGTGALNVGGTGSLDSTTALNLGNAVNLGAGTALTLVGSQAVTLNGAVAGAGSLIKNGASVLTLNGANTFSGGLTVNTGGLVLGNSGAIGTGALNIGGAVSLDNSAAISLGNAVNLGAGSALSVLGSQDLALGGTVSGTGSLTKNGTSVLTLGGANTFSGGVNLNGGGLLLGNSGALGTGALNVGADASLDANAPINVVNNVGLAAGANLSVQGSQALTLAGALSGAGALTKNGAATLTLSGANTYTGGTTINAGTLALGAGGSLAATGGVTLANAGAGFDISGAGNQTIGALSGTAGTTIALGGNALTFGNGTDQIFNGSLTGNGALIKAGAGVQTLGGTSTFGGGLTVNAGGLIVGNDAALGSGTLTIGGATTLDASGPVALANAIALNAGLTVLGSNALTLNGNIAGTGGLTKDGSALLTLNGSNTYTGGTNINAGTLALGAGASLASTGIVNLATGATFDLSAGNGTQTFGTLTGGGTVNLGANSLTVGGPTNGVFAGSIAGTGGLIKEGTGTETLTGTNTFTGGTLINAGTLAIGAGGSLAATGAVNLAAPGTGFDMSAGGNQAIGLLNGVAGSTVTLGGNALTLGGVGNSVYDGLIAGTGSVIKNGAGIQALGGANTFSGGVALNAGGLVLGNDDALGTGALSVGGNASLDTTAALNVGNSITLASGVNLDLLSSNALTLSGAVSGAGGIIKDGASTLTLTGANTFTGGTTINSGTLAIGAGGSLASTGAVNLAGTGTFDISAAGNQSIGSLTGVAGSAVSLGGNALVLGGATDATFNGSIGGSGGLVKNGAGVQTLNGASAFTGGVTLNAGGLVVGSDAALGTGALTVGGASTLDASVATTLANDVILNAGLAVLGTNDLTLNGAISGAGGLTKDGAATLTLNGTNTYSGGTFINAGTLALGAGASLLSSGTVNLATGATFDLSAGNGTQSFGTLVGDGTVNLGGNSLVVGGPTDGTFSGSIGGTGGLIKEGTGIETLTGTNTYTGGTTINAGILAIGAGGSLSPTGAVTLTAAGTGFDIATGGNQAIGVLNGVAGSAVTLGGNTLTLNGVGNGTYDGVISGAGALIKDGPGSQTLAGANTFSGGVTLNAGGLVVGDNAALGTGVLTVAGAGTLDASAPVTLANDIALNAGLTVPGSNDLTLGGAISGAGSLTKNGAATLTLTGVGSYTGGTTINGGTLAIGAGGSLAPAGAVTLAGTGTFDISAGGDQTIASLDAVAGSTVGLGGNLLTLAGAADSLVNGTVTGTGGLVKDGAGTLTLGAANTFSGGVTLNAGGLSVGNDAALGTGALTVNGATTLDATAATTLGNDVALNAALTLPGSNNLTLNGAISGAGSLIKHGVIRLAVNGNNSYTGGTTVDGGTLVVGSDTALGTGGLNIDGAALEASTAVTLGNDVTVGGNGVTVQGPADLTLNGTLSGTGGLDKEGTGTLNLGGSLAGFTGGLTVNGGILNASNPYTGGVAVGSDGTASLDGTGNVVTVTGPIAGTVNLGGNSTIDISYGQLPGVTGTVNGTGPGSTVNITGSGEASLPGGSITHIDNLNIGAGTLTIASGTTATFPGGTTVGGNIVVNGSLGGPATVTPGGGIVGGGTVTGPVVVDGTIAPSGIPGATGAAGGTGTPGTVLTTGDLTLGSGSTTQIRTGTGNTSDTINVNGAATVGGTLAVTPTSTTFRPVSRFTILRTTNGINGAYSNVPTSPFPFLDTNLATEGNDLVLTYSQAGSGLGAGGIGFGQFPGLNANQGDMASVLQRIAVSGGDPLPTLLGNARGLTSEQVYRAFDSLTGETYASAANAELSGQSQYQDTLFYRLKLQRDTGEPGPAVWAEPYTSSSSFDHSVDVAKTDYRIHGVIIGTDAPVTPDLRLGVHANFANSRTEADRRGDYTDVDQAAIGLHALYFNDKQWWAEGLASYGWQNADSSRRIAVGSFTPQATGSYDGKTANASLEGGYRFQLGQSMHLEPFVGAYYAKVKYDAFTEKNAGDADLRVGRTSASSLQYGVGARLVGDVDLGVEGTKLHPIVMVRYLHNTRDDTTTVNNAFAGAPAETFSVQGSQPVRNHWQAGVGVSFDITPKASTFVYYNADVATHQRSDAVNLGFRWSF, encoded by the coding sequence ATGAGCAAGCGTCACATGGGAAACATCCGCCGCACGTCGCTGAGCAGGGGTATCTACCTCACCTTTGCCTCGACCCTGTTCGGTCTCGTCAGCCAGCAGGCCATCGCCGACTGTGCACCCATCGCTCCGGCCAACGGCTCGACCATCACCTGTTCCGGCGGAACGCTGGTCGGCAACCCTTTCAGCACGAACGCGAACAACCTCACCGTTAACGTCACGAGCGACGGGCGCATCGCATCGGCAATCGGCCTCGGTACGGCGATGACGTTGTCGGGTAACAACGTCACGCTCAATAACTCGGGAAGCATCGACCCCTCGCTGCTGGGTCTTCTGACATTGCTGTCGGAAGGCACGGTCGTCGGTAATGCGAACGCGAGCAACCACGTCATCACGAACAACGCGGGCGCCAGCCTGTACGGCACCATCGGCCTGGCGTCGGTCACGATCGGCGATCTCGGTGGCGTGGCGCTCGACATCCGCAATGGCGCGGGTGGCACGACGACGCTTACCAACAACGGCTTTATCGGTGGCAAGCCCCTCGTCGGCGTGGCGGTGCTTGCCGCCGACGCACCTGCGATCGTCGCGTCCGGCCTGGGCAACACGGTCATGACGAACGGCGCGACGGGCACGGTGCAGGGCCGCATCAGTCTGCATGGCACCAGCAACTCCCTGACCAACAATGGCACCATCACCGGCAGCGTCTACATGGGCCAGGGCAACGACACCTTCGTTGCCGATACGGGGTCCGTCGTCAGCAGCACGGGTACGGGCGTGGCCGCATCCATCGGCGATCTGCTTGGCGTGGGGGTGCTCAACTTCGCCGCCGCCGGCATCGTCGACGGCGGCACGGGTACCGACACGCTGACACTGAAAAGCACGACGGACAATGGCATCAGCAGCGCCTCGGCGGCGCAATACATCAACTTCGAGAACCTGGCTATCAGCGGCGGCATATGGGGTCTCTCCGGCCGCCTGGCCAATGCCACCACCATGACGGGCGGTACGGCGATCCTCGCCGATCCCGCCAATCTGGGCGACAGCGCGAACGTCTCGGGCGGCACTATCCAGGCCGCGACGAACGGGCTCGGCGTTACCACGGCGTTCAATATTCAGGCCGGTGCGGGCCTTACCGTCGCCGGTACGAACAATCTCGGTCTGAGCGGTGCCGTGTCGGGCTCGGGTCCTCTGACGAAGACGGGCACAGGCGCCCTGACGCTGGCGGCCGGCAACACGTGGACAGGCGGTACCACGCTCGCCGCGGGCAGTCTGCTGCTTTCGGGTAACGGTGCGCTGGGTACCGGCGCGGTCAACGTGACGGGCGCCGCCACGACGATCACCGCCCTGAATGCGACCACGCTTTCGAGCGGCAACGCTATCGCGGTAGGCGCCGGCAACACGCTCACCATCAACGGAACACAGAACCTGACCCTCAACGGCGCCCTGTCCGGTGCGGGCAACGTGACCAAGGCGGGCACGGGTGTGCTCACGCTCGGTGCCGTCAATACACTCTCTGGCACGTTCTCGATCACCGGCGGCTCGCTCGCCGTCGGTGCGGGCGGCATGTTGATGCCGACGCAGGTGATCACCCTGTCGCCGGGCGGCACGCTCGATCTCTCCGCGGGTGCCAGCCAGACGATCGGCTCGCTGGCGGGCCTCGGTGGCACCGTCAACCTCGGCGCGACGACGCTCACGACCGGCGGGCTCAACACCAGCACGAGTTACGCGGGCCTGATCGCCGGCACCGGCGGCATCGTCAAGGTCGGCACCGGCGTGCAGACGCTTTCCGGCGCGAACACCTTCAGCGGTGGTGTCGCGCTCAATGGCGGTGGCCTGCTGCTCGGCAACAACGGCGCGCTTGGTACCGGCGCGCTCAGCGTCGGCGCGAACGTCACGCTCGACGGCACGGCACCGCTCGCGCTGGCCAACAACGTGAACCTCGGTACGGGCGGCACGCTCAACCTGCTCGGCGGGCAGCCGCTTGCTTTCGGCGGCGTCATCGCCGGCACCGGCAACGTGGTGAAGACCGGCGCGTCATCGCTCACGTTGACCGGGGCGAACACGTTCAGCGGCGGCCTCACCGTCAATGGTGGCGCGTTGTTGCTCGGCAACGACAGCGCACTCGGCACGGGCGCGCTCAACGTCGCGGCATCGACCACGATCGATGCCAACAACGTTGCGCTGACTCTCGCCAACGCGGTGAATCTGGCATCCGGTGCCGCGTTGAACGTGCTCGGCGGCCAGCCGCTGACCTTCAACGGTCCGATCACCGGCGCGGGGAGCCTGATCAAGAGCGGTGCGTCCACGACGCTGACGCTCGGCGGTGCGAACACCTTCACCGGCGGCCTCAACATCGGCGCGGGCACCGTGGCGCTTGGTACCGGTGCCTCGCTCGCCGCGACGGGCGCGGTGAATCTGAGCGGAACCGGCGCGAGCTTCGACATCTCGGCGGCAGGCAACCAGACGATCGGCGCGCTGTCGGGTGTGCCCGGCACCACGATTTCGCTGGGTGGCAACGCGCTGACCTTCGGCGACGCGACCAACCAGACTTATGCCGGCGTCATCGGCGGTACGGGTTCGCTGGTCAAGGCGGGCGCGGGTATTCAGACACTCAGCGGCGCGAACACCTTCACCGGTGGCGTGAGCCTCAATGCCGGTGGCCTGCTGCTCGGCAACAACGGCGCGCTGGGCACGGGTGACCTCACGGTCAACGGTGCCAGCACGCTCGACGGTACGGCGGCACTGAACCTTGCCAACAACGTCAACCTCGCGGGTGGATCGCTCGTCCTGCCCGGTGCGCAGAATCTCGTGCTGGGCGGTGTCGTCACGGGTGCCGGCGGTCTGATCAAGAACGGCGGGTCACAGCTGACCCTCAACGGCGCGAACACCTTTACCGGTGGCGTGAACCTCAATGCCGGCAGCCTGCTGCTGGGCAACGCGGGCGCACTCGGCACCGGTGCGCTCAACGTCGGCGGCACCGGGTCGCTCGACAGCACGACGGCGCTCAACCTCGGCAATGCCGTGAACCTCGGTGCGGGCACCGCGCTCACGCTTGTCGGCAGCCAGGCGGTCACGCTCAACGGTGCGGTGGCCGGTGCGGGCAGCCTGATCAAGAACGGGGCGTCGGTGCTCACGCTGAATGGTGCGAATACCTTCAGCGGCGGACTGACCGTGAATACGGGCGGTCTCGTGCTCGGCAACAGTGGCGCCATCGGTACGGGCGCGCTGAACATCGGCGGCGCGGTGTCGCTGGATAACAGCGCCGCGATCAGCCTCGGCAATGCGGTCAACCTCGGTGCGGGCAGCGCACTCAGCGTTCTCGGCAGCCAGGATCTGGCTCTGGGCGGCACGGTGTCAGGCACGGGCAGCCTGACCAAGAATGGGACATCGGTGCTCACTCTGGGTGGCGCCAATACCTTCAGCGGCGGTGTGAACCTCAACGGTGGCGGGCTGCTGCTCGGTAACAGCGGTGCGCTCGGCACCGGTGCGCTGAACGTGGGTGCCGATGCGTCGCTCGATGCGAATGCGCCGATCAACGTGGTCAACAACGTCGGCCTCGCCGCCGGTGCGAACCTGAGCGTGCAGGGTAGCCAGGCACTCACGCTGGCTGGCGCATTGTCGGGCGCGGGCGCCCTGACCAAGAACGGCGCCGCGACGCTGACGCTGTCCGGCGCAAACACGTACACCGGCGGTACGACGATCAACGCGGGCACACTCGCGCTCGGCGCAGGTGGCAGCCTCGCCGCGACCGGTGGCGTCACGCTGGCCAATGCGGGAGCCGGCTTCGACATCTCAGGCGCGGGCAATCAGACCATCGGCGCGCTGTCCGGCACGGCCGGCACGACGATCGCGCTCGGCGGTAACGCACTTACCTTCGGTAACGGGACCGACCAGATCTTCAACGGCTCGCTCACCGGTAACGGCGCACTGATCAAGGCGGGCGCGGGCGTGCAGACGCTCGGCGGTACCAGCACCTTCGGCGGCGGCCTGACCGTCAACGCCGGTGGCCTGATCGTCGGAAACGATGCGGCGCTCGGCAGCGGCACGCTGACCATCGGCGGCGCGACCACGCTCGATGCGAGCGGCCCGGTCGCCCTGGCCAATGCGATCGCGCTCAACGCCGGCCTCACCGTGCTCGGCAGCAACGCACTCACCCTCAACGGCAACATCGCGGGAACCGGCGGCCTGACCAAGGACGGCTCGGCACTCCTGACGTTGAACGGCAGCAACACGTACACCGGCGGCACCAACATCAACGCCGGCACGCTGGCGCTCGGTGCGGGCGCCAGCCTGGCGAGCACCGGCATCGTCAATCTGGCGACGGGCGCCACGTTCGATCTCTCGGCAGGCAACGGCACGCAGACGTTCGGCACGCTCACCGGTGGCGGTACCGTCAACCTCGGTGCGAACTCGCTGACCGTCGGGGGCCCGACCAACGGTGTCTTCGCCGGCTCGATCGCGGGCACCGGCGGTCTGATCAAGGAAGGCACCGGCACCGAAACCCTGACCGGTACCAACACGTTCACCGGGGGCACGCTGATCAACGCCGGCACGCTGGCGATCGGCGCAGGCGGCAGCCTGGCTGCGACCGGTGCGGTGAATCTCGCGGCGCCGGGTACGGGATTCGACATGTCGGCGGGCGGTAATCAGGCCATTGGCCTGCTCAACGGCGTCGCGGGCAGCACGGTGACGCTGGGTGGTAATGCGCTCACCCTGGGTGGTGTCGGCAACAGCGTGTACGACGGTCTCATCGCGGGTACCGGCAGCGTCATCAAGAACGGTGCGGGCATTCAGGCGCTCGGCGGTGCGAACACCTTCAGCGGCGGCGTCGCGCTCAATGCGGGAGGCCTGGTGCTGGGTAACGACGATGCGCTCGGCACCGGTGCCCTGTCGGTCGGCGGCAATGCGTCGCTCGACACGACGGCCGCGCTCAATGTCGGCAACAGCATCACCCTCGCGTCTGGCGTGAACCTCGATCTGCTGAGCAGCAACGCGCTGACGCTGAGCGGTGCGGTGTCGGGTGCGGGCGGCATCATCAAGGACGGCGCCTCGACGCTGACCCTGACGGGCGCAAACACCTTCACCGGCGGCACGACCATCAACTCGGGCACGCTGGCCATCGGCGCCGGTGGCAGCCTTGCGTCGACCGGTGCGGTGAATCTGGCTGGCACGGGTACGTTCGATATTTCGGCGGCCGGCAACCAGTCGATCGGTTCGCTCACCGGCGTCGCGGGCAGCGCGGTCTCCCTCGGCGGCAACGCGCTGGTGCTCGGCGGTGCGACGGATGCGACCTTCAACGGCAGCATCGGTGGCAGTGGCGGCCTGGTGAAGAACGGCGCGGGCGTGCAGACGCTCAACGGTGCGAGCGCGTTCACCGGCGGCGTGACGCTCAACGCGGGCGGCCTGGTCGTCGGCAGCGACGCCGCGCTGGGCACGGGGGCGCTGACCGTGGGCGGTGCATCGACCCTCGATGCGTCGGTCGCCACCACGCTCGCGAACGACGTGATCCTCAACGCCGGGCTCGCGGTGCTGGGCACTAACGACCTCACGCTCAACGGTGCCATCTCGGGTGCCGGCGGCCTGACCAAGGACGGCGCGGCGACGCTCACGCTCAACGGCACGAACACATACTCGGGCGGCACCTTCATCAACGCCGGCACGCTGGCGCTGGGTGCGGGTGCGAGCCTGCTGAGCAGCGGCACGGTGAATCTCGCCACCGGCGCCACGTTCGATCTCTCGGCCGGCAACGGCACGCAGAGCTTCGGCACGCTGGTCGGCGACGGTACCGTCAACCTCGGCGGCAACTCGCTGGTGGTCGGCGGCCCCACGGACGGCACCTTCAGCGGCAGCATCGGCGGCACCGGTGGGCTGATCAAGGAAGGCACCGGCATCGAAACGCTGACGGGTACGAACACGTATACCGGCGGTACCACGATCAATGCGGGGATCCTCGCCATCGGCGCGGGTGGCAGCCTGTCGCCCACGGGCGCCGTGACGCTCACGGCGGCAGGCACCGGCTTCGATATCGCGACCGGCGGCAATCAGGCGATCGGCGTACTCAACGGCGTCGCCGGCAGCGCCGTCACGCTCGGCGGCAACACGCTGACACTCAACGGCGTCGGCAACGGCACCTACGACGGCGTCATCTCGGGCGCGGGCGCCCTGATCAAGGACGGCCCGGGGTCGCAGACGCTGGCCGGTGCGAATACCTTCAGCGGCGGTGTCACCCTCAACGCGGGCGGTCTCGTGGTCGGCGACAACGCCGCCCTCGGCACGGGCGTGCTGACGGTGGCCGGTGCGGGAACACTGGATGCCAGCGCGCCGGTCACGCTGGCGAACGACATCGCACTCAACGCCGGCCTGACCGTGCCCGGCAGCAACGACCTGACCCTTGGCGGCGCGATCTCGGGTGCGGGGAGCCTGACCAAGAACGGCGCCGCGACGCTGACGCTTACGGGCGTCGGCAGCTACACCGGAGGCACGACGATCAACGGAGGCACGCTGGCGATCGGCGCCGGTGGCAGCCTGGCTCCCGCCGGCGCGGTGACTCTGGCCGGTACTGGCACGTTCGACATCTCGGCGGGCGGCGACCAGACGATCGCTTCCCTCGACGCGGTGGCGGGCAGCACGGTCGGTCTCGGCGGCAACCTGCTTACGCTCGCCGGTGCTGCGGACTCGCTCGTCAATGGCACGGTCACCGGTACGGGCGGGCTGGTGAAGGACGGCGCGGGCACGCTCACCCTCGGCGCCGCCAACACCTTCAGTGGCGGCGTGACCCTAAACGCCGGTGGCCTGAGCGTCGGCAACGACGCGGCGCTGGGCACGGGTGCGCTGACCGTCAATGGCGCGACCACGCTGGATGCGACGGCAGCCACCACGCTGGGGAACGACGTCGCACTCAACGCCGCACTGACCCTGCCGGGCAGCAACAACCTGACGCTCAATGGTGCGATCTCCGGCGCCGGTAGCCTGATCAAGCACGGCGTGATTCGTCTGGCCGTGAACGGCAACAACAGCTACACCGGCGGCACCACGGTCGACGGCGGCACGCTCGTCGTCGGCAGCGACACCGCGCTGGGGACGGGCGGTCTCAACATCGACGGCGCCGCCCTCGAAGCGAGTACCGCGGTAACGCTCGGCAACGACGTCACGGTCGGTGGCAACGGCGTGACCGTGCAGGGTCCCGCCGACCTCACCTTGAACGGCACGCTCAGCGGCACCGGCGGCCTCGACAAGGAGGGCACCGGCACCCTCAATCTTGGCGGATCGCTCGCTGGCTTCACCGGTGGTCTGACGGTCAATGGCGGCATCCTCAATGCCAGCAATCCGTACACGGGTGGCGTCGCCGTCGGCTCGGACGGCACGGCCAGTCTCGACGGTACCGGCAACGTCGTCACGGTGACCGGCCCGATCGCCGGCACCGTCAACCTGGGTGGCAACAGCACGATCGATATCTCCTACGGCCAGCTGCCGGGTGTCACGGGTACGGTCAACGGGACGGGGCCGGGTAGCACGGTCAACATCACGGGTAGCGGCGAGGCCAGCTTGCCGGGCGGCTCGATCACCCACATCGACAACCTCAACATCGGTGCCGGCACGCTCACGATCGCTAGCGGTACGACCGCGACCTTCCCGGGTGGCACCACGGTCGGCGGCAACATCGTGGTCAATGGCTCGCTGGGCGGACCGGCGACCGTGACTCCCGGCGGCGGCATCGTCGGCGGCGGTACGGTGACGGGCCCCGTGGTGGTCGATGGCACAATCGCACCGAGCGGCATTCCGGGTGCGACCGGCGCGGCGGGAGGCACCGGTACGCCGGGTACGGTGCTGACGACGGGCGACCTGACGCTTGGCAGCGGCTCGACCACGCAGATCCGCACGGGCACCGGCAATACGAGCGACACCATCAACGTCAATGGCGCGGCCACCGTCGGCGGCACGTTGGCGGTCACGCCGACGAGCACCACCTTCAGGCCGGTGAGCCGCTTCACGATCCTGCGGACGACCAACGGCATCAACGGCGCGTACAGCAACGTGCCGACCAGTCCCTTCCCGTTCCTCGACACGAATCTGGCGACCGAAGGCAATGACCTCGTCCTGACGTACAGCCAGGCGGGCAGCGGTCTCGGCGCGGGCGGTATCGGCTTCGGCCAGTTCCCCGGCCTCAACGCCAATCAGGGCGACATGGCCTCGGTACTGCAGCGCATCGCTGTCTCGGGGGGCGACCCGCTGCCGACCCTGCTGGGCAATGCGCGTGGTCTGACCTCGGAGCAGGTCTACCGCGCCTTCGATTCGCTGACCGGTGAAACGTACGCGTCGGCAGCCAATGCCGAGCTTTCCGGGCAGAGCCAGTATCAGGACACGCTGTTCTATCGTCTCAAGCTCCAGCGTGACACCGGCGAGCCGGGTCCGGCGGTCTGGGCGGAACCGTACACCTCGAGCAGCAGCTTCGACCACAGCGTCGACGTCGCAAAGACCGACTACCGCATCCATGGCGTCATCATCGGCACGGACGCGCCGGTCACGCCGGACCTGCGCCTGGGTGTGCATGCCAACTTCGCCAACTCGCGTACCGAGGCGGATCGTCGCGGCGATTACACCGATGTCGATCAGGCGGCGATCGGCCTGCATGCGCTCTACTTCAACGACAAGCAGTGGTGGGCGGAAGGCCTGGCGTCGTACGGCTGGCAGAATGCGGACAGCTCGCGTCGTATCGCGGTGGGCAGCTTCACGCCGCAGGCGACCGGTAGCTATGACGGCAAGACCGCCAATGCCTCGCTGGAGGGCGGCTACCGCTTCCAGCTTGGCCAGTCCATGCATCTGGAGCCGTTCGTCGGTGCGTACTACGCAAAGGTCAAGTACGACGCCTTCACCGAAAAGAATGCCGGTGACGCCGACCTCCGCGTCGGCAGGACCAGCGCCAGCAGCCTGCAATACGGCGTCGGTGCCCGCCTCGTCGGCGATGTCGACCTGGGCGTGGAAGGCACGAAGCTGCACCCGATCGTGATGGTCCGCTACCTGCACAACACCCGGGACGATACGACCACCGTGAACAACGCCTTCGCGGGCGCACCGGCCGAGACCTTCTCGGTGCAGGGCTCGCAGCCGGTACGCAACCACTGGCAGGCCGGCGTGGGCGTGAGCTTCGACATCACGCCGAAGGCCAGCACGTTCGTGTACTACAACGCGGACGTCGCCACGCATCAGCGCAGCGACGCGGTGAACCTGGGCTTCCGCTGGAGCTTCTGA
- a CDS encoding pirin family protein translates to MFVIRHASERGHANHGWLDSHHSFSFADYRDEDHVHFGPLRVINEDRVAGGAGFGTHSHRDMEIISYVLEGELAHKDSMGNAVVIRPGEVQRMSAGHGVTHSEENHAHTVTHFLQIWIIPNQLNLKPGYEQTFFPDDEKRGKLRLVASQSGEHGSVTVHQDVRIYAGLFGPDETAHHNVDFERLIYVHVVRGTVHVNGHPLSAGDAVKITEESRVVLSDGVDAEVLLFDMAELEPPR, encoded by the coding sequence ATGTTCGTCATCCGCCACGCGTCCGAGCGAGGCCACGCCAATCACGGCTGGCTCGATTCCCACCACAGCTTCTCTTTCGCCGACTACCGCGACGAGGATCATGTGCACTTCGGTCCGCTACGCGTCATCAACGAAGACCGGGTCGCTGGCGGTGCCGGCTTCGGCACGCATTCGCACCGCGATATGGAAATCATCAGCTACGTGCTCGAAGGCGAGCTGGCCCATAAGGATTCGATGGGCAACGCTGTCGTCATCCGGCCGGGCGAAGTGCAGCGGATGAGCGCGGGTCATGGCGTCACGCATTCCGAAGAGAACCATGCCCACACGGTCACGCACTTTCTGCAGATCTGGATCATTCCGAACCAGCTGAACCTCAAACCGGGCTACGAGCAGACGTTCTTCCCGGATGACGAGAAGCGCGGCAAGCTGCGCCTCGTCGCCAGTCAGAGCGGTGAGCATGGGTCGGTGACGGTGCATCAGGATGTGCGGATCTATGCGGGATTGTTCGGCCCCGATGAAACCGCCCACCACAACGTCGACTTCGAGCGCCTGATCTACGTACACGTGGTGCGTGGGACGGTACACGTGAACGGGCATCCGCTGTCCGCCGGCGATGCGGTGAAGATTACGGAGGAGTCGCGCGTGGTGCTCTCGGACGGTGTGGACGCTGAGGTGCTGTTGTTCGATATGGCGGAGCTGGAACCGCCTCGCTAA